Part of the Elusimicrobiaceae bacterium genome, AATCAAAGAGCTAGACGGTTTAACGGGTAAGCCTTTGGAATTAAAAAATTGCAAAAAACCATTTCTGATTTGGGTACTTTTCATAAAAAACCGGTCCTATAGGAGATATTGTATATACATATTATATCAAATCACCTATAGAGAGTTTTCGCAGAAATAGCGGAATTTATTATAATGAGGTATGCATAAAGTTATCGGATACTTTTTATTATTTGTGGGATTAGCCACCTTGTTTTTTTCTTTTACGGGCATGTATCAAACGTTCGTTCACAAAAAGCCCGTCGTTCAAGTAGTACAACTTAAGCCCTTGAATCTGAACACGCAATATGGCCCGGTACAGTTGGATTCCGCTGCCATCAATCAAATTTTAAATTTATCTTTGTTTGCGTTTTTTATGATTTTTTTGGCAGGGGTAGGCGCCAAAACCGCCGGCATCGGCAATCAACTACTTAAAACAGAACGCATTTGCGAAACACTCAAAGAAATGAGTTCGTCGGAAATTTCTCAAAAACAAAAAGATATTCAAAATCTATGAAGACTTTAATCATTATCAACCCCCTCAGTGGCGGTCAACATCGCCAACCGGCAGACTTGGAAAGAGCCGCTTTGGTCAATTTTCCACAAGCAGACGGTGTTTTTACCAAATATGCCGGCCATGCCACTGAATTGGCAGCAAAAGCCGTACAAGAGGGATATGAGTTAGTCATTGCGGCCGGAGGCGACGGCACTATCAATGAAACAGCCAAAGCACTCGTAGGCTCCCAAACCGCTTTGGGCATCGTGCCAAAAGGATCCGGAAACGGTCTGGCCCGAGAGTTGGGCATGCCGCTGATGTACGAACAAGCATGGGTGGCACTGCAAAAAGCAGAACCCGTAGCCTGTGATGTCGGAATAGCTAATGGGGAATATTTTTTTAACTTGGCAGGAGTAGGCATAGAAGCACAAATCGCCAAAGATTTCGCCGAAAACGGCAAAACGGGTAAACGTGGAAAATGGCCTTATTTCAAATTAGGCGCCAAAGCCGTTTTCTCTTACAAACCTAAAACTTTGCGCCTACGCTATAACGGTAAAGATGAAATTATTACTCCTTTGACTCTTGTATTTGCCAATGGTTCTCAATACGGGAGCAACTTTACCATAGCCCCACGTGCTGATTTAACCGATGGCCAACTGGATATGGTGGAAGTGTCCAATATCAGTAAATGGAAAATGGCACTTGCCGCACCCACTTTTTTTAATAAAAAGTTTCGTCCTTTTGATATCACAAACACTCAAAAAACTGCCGAAGTCATTATTAATTATGAAGGAGAAATTGTGTATCATTTGGACGGAGAACCGAAAACCACGCAAAACGAATTAAAAATTTCCGTTTTGCCGCGTTCTTTAAAACTAATGATTCCGCATAAATTTTAATATGGCTAAAAAAAGAAAAAAATATACTAAAAAACAAGTTAAATTCTGGGCTTCTGTCATTGTGGCGGTCATTGCTGCTTTTATGCAACAAAACGGAAAGCCGATTGATAATCAAACCGAGCTCCCTACTGCCGAAACATTACAAAATGTATCCATTGCTTCTGTATATGATGGAGATACTTTTAAAATCAATTTAAATTGCTCTTTGGCTATATATTGTGAGAAAGTACCCGTACGTGTATTGGGGGTAGATACACCAGAAATAAAGGGAAAAACGGAAAAAGAAAAACGCTTGGCTAAAGAAGCCAAAGCGTTTACTAAAAACTTTTTGGATAAAGGTCCTATTTCTTTAAGCAACTGTAGCCGAGACAAATACTTCCGCCTACTTTGTGACGTCACTAATGCACAAGGCCAAAATTTAGCCCAAGAACTTATTAAAAAGGATTTGGGTTATGAATATTGGGGCGGTAAAAAATCAGACCAATATCAGTAGTCCAGATTACAGAACTTCTCCGTAGCAGGCAGATTTTTCGCAACGGGTAATTTTAGCCCGTATCAGTCCTTTTGTGTCCGGCAAAGCATTTTCTAACCATACTTGCTGAAAATTAGATGTGACCCCTTTAACGGCAGAGCCGCTAAATTCTTCCACAAATACTTCTTGTTGCGTACCCACCAGAGAAGCAGCAAAATTGCTACGCAACTCTTGATCCAAAGCACGCAGTTTTTCAGCTCGTTTTTTAATCACTTCCGGTTTATGTTGCGGCCAAGCGGCAGCTTTGGTCAACGGACGCGGGGAATAACTAAACACATGCAATCCGCAGAGTTTTTGCTCAGAAATAAAGCGGTAAGTCGTTTCAAAATTTTCTTCTGTTTCCGTAGGAAAACCGGCAATCACATCAGCAAAAATAGCAATCCCTTTTACTTTGCTGCGCAAGAGAGCCACTTTTTGTGCATATTCGGCCGTATTATAATGGCGGTTCATAGCAGAAAGCACACTGTCGCAACCGCTTTGCAAAGGCAGGTGAAAATAATTGCAAAATCGGTCCGGCCGCTGTGCCATAACATCTATCACACCGTCTGAAACCGTTTGCAACTCAATGGATGAAAAACGCACCCGAAAACGCCCCTCAAGCCCGGCGATATCTCGGCATAATGCGGCCAAATCCTTGCCCGTTTGAGGGCAGGAAAAATTGCCGATGTTAATACCTGTCAGTACAATTTCTCCAAAGCCTTTTTGCACCAACCCCGCTATCTCTTTTAAGACATCGGTTGCAGGCTTGGAACGTTTCACATTGCGAGCAAAAGGCACAATACAATAAGAACAAAAGCAATCACAACCGTCTTGAATTTTGATAAAAGCGCGGCTATGGCCTTCGTGGCCGGACACCGTCCAACAAATGTCCTGCGCAGCAAAAAGTTTTTGACCTAAATCATACTTTCCGATAATTTCCACGTTCGGAAAAGTATGGCGGATATGCTCTTGATGGGCCGAAGCATAACAGCCCGTCAATATAATGCGCGCAGCAGGATTACGGCGGGAAATTTGGCGGATTAATTTTTCTACGTCTTTATCGGCTTGATGAGTGACTGTGCAGGTATTAAGCAGGCAAAGTTCGGCCTCCTCCATACCAGACAAAGCCCAACCGCGGGAGGCAAACTCCTCCAAAATAGCCTGGCTTTCCACTTGGTTGACACGGCAACCGAATGTTTTTAAGAATAATCTCATGAATAATTATGTACTTCCCAATTATGTGTCTTTCCTACCCATTTGGCAAACTCAAGAACCTGCGGGTAACCGAACGAAATTTCATGATTCCAAGTATAAGACCCTCTTTCTAACCTCCCACCGCCCGAATAAATACAGGAATTAGGGGCACTTCCCTTACGGCAAAAAGTCCAACTGCATTCTATATGGTCACAGAAAAATTCGGAGAACGTATAATATTCTGCGTCACATTTGGGATACCTTGCATCAGGGTTTTTTATTTTACAGTTCAAAACTTCTTCTACATCGGCAGGCAGGGCATATCTGGCTTCTTTGGTTAAAAATTTAATCACCTCATATTTATCTTGCACTTTCCAATCGGAGGCCATTCTTTCCACTTTTTCAAGTCCTGTAAGAAAAGCAGAAAAGACTTGTTTTTCTTCTTCCAAAGGCAGTATTGCTTCGCCGGAGGCTCGATACAAAGCCGCTTGGCGGGCACGTTCTTGTTCTCGCCGATTGTCCAGTATTTCTTTTACTAAAAGCGGAGAAAGAACAAAGAAAAACAAAACACCAAAAATAAAACCTATCAGAAACGTTTTAATAAGGAACTTCGGAGAAGCCGATTTTTTAGAAAGCAGATGCTTACAATCCCGAATAAAGGTTTTTACCCTTTTTTTGTATGTTTTGGTACTCATAACAATTTTGCACAGGCAGAAATGCAGGCCGTCTCCGCTCTTAAGATATGTGGCCCCAACGTAACGGGTAAAATGCCGTAATGCGCAGCCATCACCACTTCTTCATCCGTCCAACCGCCGGCAGGGCCGATATAGATGCGCACCTGTTTAGGGTTTTCCAGCTTTTCCAATCCCCACGCAAGAGTATGGGTTTCTTCGGCTTCGTAAGCCAGCAAAGAAGGTTGCTCCGGTTGAGCAGCGCATTTTTCAAAAGAAACAGGCGCATGCAAAACAGGCACTTCCCCGCGAGAGCATTGTTTGCAGGCTGACAAAATAATTTGATGCCAGCGGTCTTCTTTGCCGTCCCATTTTTTTAACAAATCATACTCACTACGAGTAGTATAAATCGGCTGAAAAGAGGTGACCCCCAACTGTGTGCATTTGTCTAACACATCTTCTAATGTATTACGAGAAGTGGGGGCAAAGCACAGCTCCACAGACAGGGCAGATTTTTTGATTTCAATAGGAGACAAAAGCGTACCGCGTACAAACTTTTTTTGCACGCGTGTAATACGGGCTTTAAACTGCTTGCCTTTACCGTCAAAGACCACTATTTCGTCCCCTTCGTTTCGGCGCGCAACGACGGTAAGATGATGAGCTTCCTCGTTTTCAATAAAAAATTCTTTTTCTTTAATATCTGCCAAATATTGGGGCATAACTTCTCCTATTTATTATATTATAGTAAATTCGGAAGAACGGAAGAGAAAGAAGAAGAAAACTTTTTATCCCATAAAAAAACACCCCGCTTGAAAAAGCGGGGTGTTAAATCACTTATTTTGGCTTAGGCTTGAGCCTGTTTGGCTACTTCAACTAATTGTTTGAAAGACACGGGGTCTTTGATAGCCATTTCAGACAACATTTTGCGGTTAAGCGTAATGTTGGCTTTAGCCAAACCGCTGATGAATTTGGAGTAGCTCATACCTTCTTCGCGCACGGCGGCGTTGATACGAGTGATCCAAAGTTGGCGGTAAGTATGTTTTTTGTCACGGCGGTCCACATAAGAGTGTACCCAAGATTTACCCAATTGTTGGGTAGCCATACGCAAGCGGCGGGATTTATCTCCGTAATAACCGCTGGCGGCTTTCAAGATTTTTTTCTTTCTGGCGTGTCTGGCAACGCTAAATTTAATTCTCATTTCGCTTCACCTCTTATTTGGCAACGGGCAGTGCTTTCTGCAAGATACGACCGTTCAAGGAGTTCTTTTCAATTACTCCGGTGGCTCTCATATCATGTTTACGAGAAGCAGAAACAGGCGTAAGCAAGTGTTTTCTGCCGGCTTTACGATGGGTATATTTACCCTTGGCGGTGACGCGGAAGCGTTTCTTGGCGCCGCTATGGTTTTTCATTTTAGGCATTGTTAGTCCTCTTTATTATTCTCACACCCGAAGGTGCGCCCTCCCCTACGCAAACCAATGCGCGGGCAGGTGTTTTATTTAACTTAAAAGAAAGTTAGGCTTTGGGCACAAAGGTCATGGACATACGGTTGCCTTGTTGTTGAAGGCCACCGTCCACGTTAGCGAGCGGTTCCAAGCGCTTGGCAGCATCTTGCAGAATCTGTTCGCCAATGTCTTTGTGCTGATTTTCGCGACCGTGAAACACGACCACAAAACGCACCTGATCTTTCTTTTTAAGAAATCCTTCAATTTGTCTGAGTTTGACGTCCAAGTCATGCGGAGCGATGCGGGATTTGATACGCAATTCCTTCATCGTCACTTTGCTTTGTTTTTTCTTGGCATCTTTGCTTTTTTTGCTCTGTTCAAAAACATACTTATTGTAATCAAGTATTTTACAAACAGGCGGTTGGGCGTTGGGTGAAATTTCCACTAAGTCCAACTCTTGCTCTCTAGCCAGTGCGATGGCCTCTGCCGTAGGCTTAATGCCCAACATAGTACCATCAGAGTCAATGACTCTCACTTCTGCCGCACGGATATTTCCATTGCGGGTATACAAATCTTTTTTAAATGTTCTTTTATTATCGAATCTGGCCATTATATTTTCTTTGCAAAAAAAATCGTCCTTTCCGGGACACTCTTATTATACTAAGTTAAGCAAAATACTGTCAATTTACCTTGTATGGATATGATTCACATAATCTTTCCCTTTTTATATTTTATCATTTTAGATTCTTTTCTGAGAAATTTTAAATTTATCTAACACAGCACAGGCCCAAATATAGTAGAATAAATAAATATTAGACGTAAGACGAGGTACAGGGAAACTATGAGCAACCGAAGAATGGCCAGAGAATGTGCTTTGCAGTGTCTTTATTTTGCCGACAGTGCTAAAATTCTGTCCGGCAAGCAAGTGGCTCCATACGCGGCGGATTTTGAGCGCGAATTGGGAGACAATTTTACTTTCTGTAAAGACTTGGTGGACGGAACCACCCAAAATTTGCCTCAAATTGATGTGCTCGTTTCCAAATATGCTAAGAATTGGACCATCGGTCGCATGTCTGTAGTGGACCGCTCTATTTTGCGCATGGCCGCTTACGAAATTGTTTTCAGTACAGAAAAAACCCCTGTGCCGGCTATCATCGATGAGGCCATCGAATTGGCTAAAAAATATTCTACCGACAATTCCGGCAAGTTCATTAACGGACTTTTGGACCAACTCAAAAGAGAACGTAAATAAAGAGGGGTGTTTGCCATGCCCGTTTCTCCCGCCGAAGAAATAGCCAAACTTCGTAAGATTATTGAATTTCACAATCATCGTTATTATGATTTGGACGATCCTGTATTGTCAGATACCCAATATGATGAGTTGTACCAAAAATTAAAAGAGTTAGAATCTCGCTTTCCTCAGTTTATTACCCCAGATTCTCCCACACAAAAAATCGGCGGAAAAGCCAATGCAACCTTTGCTCCTGTGGTACATGGAGTACCTATGATGAGTCTGGATAATTCTTATAATACTGCCGATGTACGTGCTTGGCATGAACGCTGCGCAAAAACTCTTTCTGCGCATCATTTTGAAATGGTGGTGGAGGCCAAAATAGATGGGGTCTCCTGCTCTTTAACCTATACCAACGGCATTCTTACTACGGCGGCCAGCCGCGGCGACGGCCACACCGGAGAAGATATTACGGCCAATATTCTCACGATTGCTGATATTCCGCACCGCCTCATAAATGCTCCTGCCGGCATTTTAGAAGTACGCGGAGAGATTTATTTAGAAAAAAAAGATTTAGCAAATTTAAACGAAAGACAAGCTGCCAACAAGCAAACCATTTTTGCCAATACACGAAATGCAGCTGCGGGGTCTTTGCGGCAAAAAGACTCTCGCATTACTGCGCAACGTCCTTTAAAATTTTTCGTCCATTCGTTTGGTAAATCAATGCTTTCTGTAGATTCTTTTAGTCAATTTATGGATCTTTGCCAAAAGTGGGGATTTGCCGTTTCTCCTTCTCGTTTAGTGACTTACTCTTTAGAGGATATTTTGTCTTTTTATCAGCATTTTGATCAACAAAGGCACTCTTTGCCCTTTGATACAGACGGTTTGGTGATCAAAGTAAACAACTTTAATCAGCAGCAGATCTTAGGCTCCACCGCCAAAAGCCCTCGTTGGGCCATCGCTTTTAAATATCCGGCGGAACAAGCTACTACCCTTGTAAAAAATGTTATTTTTTCCGTAGGTCGTTCCGGTATCATTACGCCTGTTGCCCAAGTAGAACCGGTTTCTTGTGCCGGTGTGGTCATATCAAATGCCACTTTACACAACTTTGACGAAATCAACCGTTTAGGTTTGCGTATTGGCGATAAAATTATTTTAGAACGCGCCGGAGAGGTCATTCCAAAAATCATTAAAGTGGTAGAACATTTGGGAAATCAAGAGATCCTGCCCCCCACGCAATGCCCCGCTTGCGGACGATCCGTTTATAAAGCAGAAAAAGAAGTGGGATATTATTGTATAAATCCCTCTTGTCCGGCTCAAATTAAGGCTCGCATTTTGCATTACGCCAGCAGAGGAGCAATGGATATTGAAGGTATGGGAGAGGCAGTGGTAGAGGAGTTGGTAGACAGAGAGTTTGTCACCAATTTTCCTGATTTATACAATTTAAGTTTTCTTCATTTGCTCTCTTTAGAAAACTTCAAAGAAAAAAAATCACAAAACTTATTAGATCAATTGGAAGAAAGTAAAAAAAGGCCTCTTTCTCGTTTATTATTTGGATTCGGGATTCCCTTTGTTGGCTCAAAAACAGCGGAAATGCTGGCAGACCACTTTCATACATTGGATCATTTAATGAACGCCTCGTTAGAGGATTTGCAAGCCATTGCGGACGTAGGAGAAGTGGTATCCCAAAGTGTATACGACTTTTTCCATGATCCAAGCGTAAAAGAACAAATAGAACAACTACGCCAGATTGGCATTAATTTTATACAACCGGAAAAGAAGGTTTCCTCCCGCATTTTAGAAGGAAAAACAATTGTTTTTACCGGAGAAATAGAAGGGGTCAAAAGGTCTGAAGCGGAATTGTTAGCCCGTCAACACGGAGCCAAAACCAGCGGAAGTGTATCGGCAAAAACGTCTTTTGTAGTGGCGGCAGAATCTGCCGGAAGCAAACTTAAAAAAGCCCAAGAATTAGGAGTACCTATTTTAACACCGGAAGAATTTTTTAAAATGATTGCCTCTTAAAATTTATTCCTTCCATCAAAAAACCCTAGCCTTAGGCTAGGGTTTTTGTTAAACCTTACCAAACTACATCAAATCGCCATCGTATTGGCTGCAAACCTTTTGATTAATAGAGTACATCATCTGCACTAAATTATTCTCCGGCACTTGAATGCTCGGATCACGACGAGCGCGAGAACTAGCCACAAAGTGCCAAGGCACTTTCTTGCGGTCATTATCGATATCGGCAGAAATAACAAAATATCTTTTTTCTATATTAGTGACCGGTAAAACATAAAGCCCCATTTTATTAATCAAGGTTGTTTCAGAACAATTCGTCTGTCTTTTAATCATCGCAAGTTCGGGGCGAGAAATTTCGGTATACCCTTTTTCATTTAATTCTTTTACTTTTCTAGAAATTTTTTCCAAAAAGGTTTTGGAAGGCGGCACAGACTCGTTAGGCAAGAGATAGGCTTTCTTACCGTTCAACGCAGCATGATACACCAAAAAACCGCTATCGGTTAAAGTGCTGTCTTCCTTAAAGATTTTTTGTCCTTTCATATCGCGCAAATCAAACACATCTTGCACACGTACATTTAATTTTTGAAAAACGGATACGGCATCTTGGCCGATTTGTTTACGCAACGCATTATATCCGTTCAATGTTAAAACTTCACGTGCAAAATCCGTTCCTTTAAAAAGGGTCACCACATAATCTGCAGGTATTTGCGGATATTTATTTTTTAAATAAGAGACTCCTTCCTGCTGTTCAGCCGAGTGAATTTTGGCAAACAATTCTTTGTCTTGCTCAGACAATTGCATTTGCTCCGGCGCAACGGCATGCCTTTGTTTCATGGCTTCTAATATTTGTTCATCAGAAAAATAAATCGGTTCCAAAGCCCTTAAATGTTTAAGCGCAATAATATTTAAAGGTTCTACCGCCAGCGCCACTTCATAAATTTGGGCAGCGGTTTTTTTGTCCCCTTGAGATTCAATAATTGTTCCTTTTCCCACCAAAGAGTTTACATTGGCTTCATTATATTTTAAAGAATGATTATAATAAGCCAATGCTTCTGGATACTTACCCTGTTTGTAAGCAATATCCCCTAACATAGAATATGTGTAGGAGAGGTACGGACAAGAACGCGTCATATACTTCAAAGCAGTCAAAAAAGCATTTTTGGCAACATCTAGTTGATTTTCTTTTAACTCTACGGCTGCCAAACTCAGCAAGGCATCTGTGTTTTTGGGATCTAAAGAAACACAATGTGTAAAAGTCTGCCGCGCAGAAACATTATCTCCGGCAGCAAACTCTTTTTTTCCCTTCTCCAAACAAGTAGACAAATTAATCTCTGCCCAACTTGATGCGGAAAGAAAAGAAAAAAGAAAACTAATCAATAAAATTGGTTTTAAATAGTGCATATATACAGTTTAGCAATTTTTCTAATTTTGTCAGTTTAATAGTATTTGTAAAACAAAAATCTATTTCTTCTATTTTAGCAAGATTTTTCCTATACACAAAACCCATAATACGACAGGGCAACATTTGCCGATATGGCTGAGTCTGCATCGTTTGCCACGCAAGACGATAATACTCTTTTGACTTTTCCGCCAATTCTTTTAATACAGGGGCTAATTGCGGTCCGTTTACCCCCTCTAATACTTTTTGCTGACACAAGCCATATTTTCCCAACAAATCTTCCGGCAAATAGACCCTTTTTAAACTTACGTCATCATACACATCACGCACAATATTGGTGATTTGTACGGCAAAGCCAAGCTGCTGGGCCAACTGCTCTGCAAGGGGACCTTTGACATGTAAAATATCAAGCGTAGCCAATCCGACAATGCCGGCCACTCTCCACAAATACCATGTTAATTCTTCAAAAGTTGAATATGTCTTACCTTGTAAATCGGCCCTCATTCCTTCTATCAGAAGCAGAAAGCGGTCCGCCGGCATTTGAAAATCCTTAACAATCCGGGCGATATCCCGTCCCAAATCCGTAGTGGCCTTTCCAGCAAAAGTACGCTCTATTTCTTCTTGCCAAAAATTTAATTCCTCTATCGGATTTTCCACATTTGGCTCATCTGCAATATCATCCATTAATCGGCAAAAAGCATAATACACTGCCAAAGCACTGCGTTGCTTTTTGTTTAAAAACAAAAAGGCCGGGCCAAAGCTGGATTTTTTATAAGAGGAAATATCTGCCTTCATTTTTTCTTTCCGTTCCGATAAATATAAGACAAAGCCGCCCCCGTAGCGGTGGCATAAATGGAATGGGTCGGAATAATAAATTTAATGTTATACAAACGTTCTACCTGCTTAAACAAGGTCTTGGCGCAAGGTACCGTACTCAAGGTGCCCGTCAAAACAACATCTTTTATATTATCGTTTTTGCAAGCAAAGACCGCCAACATACCAATCGTTTGGAAAACCATATTCAGCACTCCGCGTGCCAAATCCTCACTGGAAAAACCGTCCGCCATTTTGCCAAAGTTAGAAGCCGTCACATCCGGAGATAAAGTGGAGATTTCCCCGCTGCTGATGTCTGCGATATTTAAATCTACTTTGTTTAAATCTCCTTGACTAGCCATCTCTACAACCGTATCAAAGGAACGAGCATTACATAATTGACCGCACAAACCAATAACCGTTCCTCCTCCTACACCGGAACCGCCGATATGACGGATTCCGTCCTTATCGGCCCGTACAAAAGCAGTTCCCGTTCCCATACTGACAATAATAGCCTCTTTTTTCTTAGACAAAGCCAAACCACCCAAACCGATGGCTTGAAATTCATCTACATGGCGGGCAGGAATGCCATAAATTTCATTTTTAAATAAAGAGGCCCCCACGCCGGTCAATACGATTTGTTTTACTTGGCTTAAAGAGAGGTTTTTTTCATTAACAAATTTTCCAAGCGCACCATAGGCAGAAGTCAACGGATCAGCCGCTTCCACCTGCAAACGCCCTATAAGTTTTCCATCGTCAGAATATCCCACAATTTTGGTAGTAGATCCGCCTACGTCAATTCCGATAATTACATTCATTATTTTTCCTCCAAGCCGATAGAACGCAAGAAAGGCCCTATTTCCTCTTTACGGCCCAAGAAATTTTTAACCATTTCCGCTTCGTCCAAAGTACCACCTTTTTCCAGCACTTCTTGGCGCAATTTCATGCCAAGTTGCTGATTAAAAATGCCTTGTTTTTCAAACTCGCTGAAGAAATCTTCTGCAATCACTTCAGACCACAAATACCCATAATATCCGGCATCATAACCACCCATAATATGACCGAAAGATGCCTGCGGAATGGTATTTTTGGTTAAGGGCAAATTACGGATTTTCTTGGTCAAACTAAAATAGGTTTTAGTGGTGTCCGGAGTTTTCTTTTTGGTATGCAAAGTCATATCATATTGAGCAAAAAAGTTCTGGCGCAAATAAGACCCGCCCGCTCCAAAATTTTTAGCAGCAAGCATTCTTTCGATCAAATCTTGAGGTAAGGATTCCCCCGTTTTATAATGCTTACTGATTTTCTTGAGTACTTGCGGATTCCAAGCCCAACGCTCTAATAATTGGCTGGGGGTTTCTACAAAGTCCCAACTTACGCTGGTGCCGGCTTGAGCACCATAACGCGCTTTGGTCAAAGCATTATGCAACACATGACCGAACTCATGGAACAAAGTGGTCACTTCACCATGTTTTAACAGAGACGGAG contains:
- the coaW gene encoding type II pantothenate kinase; its protein translation is MNVIIGIDVGGSTTKIVGYSDDGKLIGRLQVEAADPLTSAYGALGKFVNEKNLSLSQVKQIVLTGVGASLFKNEIYGIPARHVDEFQAIGLGGLALSKKKEAIIVSMGTGTAFVRADKDGIRHIGGSGVGGGTVIGLCGQLCNARSFDTVVEMASQGDLNKVDLNIADISSGEISTLSPDVTASNFGKMADGFSSEDLARGVLNMVFQTIGMLAVFACKNDNIKDVVLTGTLSTVPCAKTLFKQVERLYNIKFIIPTHSIYATATGAALSYIYRNGKKK